DNA from Quercus lobata isolate SW786 chromosome 1, ValleyOak3.0 Primary Assembly, whole genome shotgun sequence:
AAAATTACAACATCATCTAAAGGTCTTGCAATTTCAACTTAAGCCCATTGTTCAAATGTAATCTTGAAGATGAAATACCAGTATGTACTCCAATAACAAAGGCTATAAGGAACAAGTACCCCAATCTCCAATTTTGTATAAGCTATGATGAAGAAAATAGTTTCTTTGCAAACATTTGTAAAATGACTACAGTTTTTATATCTTTTggctaaagaaaaaagaaaaagaagagtaaaaaGGAATCGTATAATGAGGGCGAACAATTTGTGAGGATTTTATAACTGATATCTTTTCAGACTAAGacttggttgttattgttatatcttatatattccTTTTCATTTGCTCTCTCACCTGACTCTACAAATTTAAtgacaaataattttttggatgaaaaagcaAGATTTTATTCAGCATCAATAATCCTACATTAACAAGCAACCACACAACTTGCAACAAGgtgcaaacaaacaaacaaaacctcTGCTTAACAAAAATAGAACAACACTAAGACAATAAGAAATATGCCTCACTATCTACTATACTACACCACAAACAATAATCTATAATAATTGTAAAGGGATTCCCCACAAACAACATGACACCCTGTTCTAAACGGTGTTCTTAACCTTAGTTTTAGTTGCTAGTCTGCCTCTTTCATTTGAATTGAAAACCTTTATAAAGCTAGGATTTTATTATTTGACCATAGACTGCATGCATAACTTGTAAGACACTTTAAATTTATACCTTTTGTCTTCCTTGTTGACTACGGTGATTCGGAGGTTTTACAGGTACACAATACTCAGTTAGATATAGGATTGCCACTGTTACAAAGAAGGCAACCACATATCCAATCACCATTCCTTCCCATGAGAAccatgtttcttttctctcaaccTCTGGTGGTTTTGTTGATGATGAGTCTTCTGGACATAACACTTGAATTTGCATTCCGCACAATCCACTATTGTTGGCATAAAAGTCTGGATTATTCATTGTATCCATCTGGCTACCAATTGGAATCTTACCCGTGAGCTTGTTGTTACTCACATCCAAAATAGTCAGTTGTAGCAACATTGCTAGTGATTGTGGCATTGAACCTGATAGATTGTTACGTGACAAATCCAAACCTTCCAGATTTTTTAAATCACCAATACTTGCTGGTATTCTCCCATAAAAATTGTTAAGTGAGACATTGAGAAGCTTCAGAGCCTTCAGCCTTCCTAATGAAGTTGGAATTTTACCAGAAAGTTGGTTCATTGACAAGTCTAACAAAGAGTAGTTCTTGAGGTTGTCAAATGATAGACCTTGTTTTGACTTCTTCCAGTTCACTATCATATCATTAATCTTGGTGCCAATGGTGTAATAATTTGTTCCAAAACCATTAAAATACGAAAATCCATCAGGTGTTTCAATCATACCAGCAAGATTTCCAAACTCTTTAGGGATTTCTCCAACAAGAAGGTTGCTTGAGAGATCAAGAATTTGGAGGCTGGTAAGATTGGAAATACAAATAGGGATTGAACCTTGGAGAGAGTTGTTTCGAAAAATTAGAATATGAAGGGTGGAGATTTGGCAGATAAAGTCAGGCAACTCACCTTTGATTTTGTTGTCATGGATGTCTAGGTATTCAAGCTTGCTCATATTAGTCAAGTTTCTAGACAATCTACcagaaaacttattttttcccAAAGCTAGAATTATAGTTTCTTGGGAAAAATTGGTTGGAATTTCACCTGAGAATTCATTTGAAGAAAAATCAATGATTTGGAGTTGTACGTTGGAACTAAAATCTGGTAAAGTGTTGCCAGAAAATTTGTTGTTTGACAGGTCCAACAAATAGAGGCCATAAATCTTGGAAATGGATTCAGGAACCTTAcctgaaaaattatttctagccaacGTAAGAATCCCAAGTGTAGTGGCATTACCAATGTTGTTTGGAAGTTCTCTATAAAAGTTGTTTCGGGACAAGGAAAGAGCATATAACTTTTGAGAGTTGAAGAGGCGAGGTGGGAGAGAACCTGTAAGATTGTTATCTGACAAAATTATAGTTCCAACCTCCATTTCAGCAAGCCATTGTGGGAACATTCCTTCTAGCTGGTTCTCACTCAAGTCCAGAATTTCAAGTGTCTTTTGTGTAGAAATCCAACTTGGAATTTCTCCTGTAAGACCACAAGACCTCATAGACAACTCAGATAGCGTAAACTTTGGCACTATCTTTGCATTGTTATTCCAAGTGAGATTATTTCCTCCAAGAAGAAGGCCCTTCAAGCCCTTGATATTGAACAGCTTGGATGGAATATCTCCAATGAGCAAGTTGCTTTCCAAATGAAGTATTTCCAATTTCGTCAAATCCTGTATGGTTGATGGGATTGTACCCGTGAGCTTGTTGCAATTCAAGTCCAAATTGGTCAGGTTGGCTAGATTGCCAATATCAACAGGAATTTCCATTGACAATGAATTGTAACTCAAATCCATTGTTTTCAATTCCTTTAAATTCAGAATTGAAGATGGAATTTCCCCAAATAATTTGTTGCTGCGAAGAATCAAATGCTGCAACTTTGTCATATTCCCTATCTCCTTAGGGATATTTCCCTGAAATGAATTTAAACTTATATCAAGATATTGAAGATGCTTCAAGTGAAAAAGCTGAGAAGGAATGGAGCCATTGAAGGCATTATTCCACAAATCAAGATGAACCAATTCTGTCAGA
Protein-coding regions in this window:
- the LOC115982304 gene encoding receptor-like protein 46 encodes the protein MAKLSLLLGLLILLFTPSLSCPEHQKQALLQFKASLINATTTFSPKSPLALLESWNSSLDCCHWDMVNCSSRSDSRNVVALYLEDLVWLKEPIVLSSTILTPLFRIRSLTHLVMSWNQIQGELPGDGFANLTELVHLDLWNNAFNGSIPSQLFHLKHLQYLDISLNSFQGNIPKEIGNMTKLQHLILRSNKLFGEIPSSILNLKELKTMDLSYNSLSMEIPVDIGNLANLTNLDLNCNKLTGTIPSTIQDLTKLEILHLESNLLIGDIPSKLFNIKGLKGLLLGGNNLTWNNNAKIVPKFTLSELSMRSCGLTGEIPSWISTQKTLEILDLSENQLEGMFPQWLAEMEVGTIILSDNNLTGSLPPRLFNSQKLYALSLSRNNFYRELPNNIGNATTLGILTLARNNFSGKVPESISKIYGLYLLDLSNNKFSGNTLPDFSSNVQLQIIDFSSNEFSGEIPTNFSQETIILALGKNKFSGRLSRNLTNMSKLEYLDIHDNKIKGELPDFICQISTLHILIFRNNSLQGSIPICISNLTSLQILDLSSNLLVGEIPKEFGNLAGMIETPDGFSYFNGFGTNYYTIGTKINDMIVNWKKSKQGLSFDNLKNYSLLDLSMNQLSGKIPTSLGRLKALKLLNVSLNNFYGRIPASIGDLKNLEGLDLSRNNLSGSMPQSLAMLLQLTILDVSNNKLTGKIPIGSQMDTMNNPDFYANNSGLCGMQIQVLCPEDSSSTKPPEVERKETWFSWEGMVIGYVVAFFVTVAILYLTEYCVPVKPPNHRSQQGRQKV